One region of Mangifera indica cultivar Alphonso chromosome 3, CATAS_Mindica_2.1, whole genome shotgun sequence genomic DNA includes:
- the LOC123210351 gene encoding endoglucanase 1-like — MAPSSTTTFPSTMLILSLTLVSLSLVSSAFTFQDYSDALEKSILFFEGQRSGKLPSNQRLTWRGNSGLSDGSSYHVDLVGGYYDAGDNVKFGLPLAFTTTLLSWSVIEFGSLMKNQVDYAKTAIRWSTDYLLKAATATPGTLYVQVGDPNKDHRCWERPEDMDTPRNVYKVSTQNPGSDVAAETAAALAAASLVFKDSDPSYSSRLLKTAMKVFDFADKYRGSYSDSLNSVVCPFYCSYSGYQDELLWGASWLHRASQNSSYLSYIESNGQTLGANDDDYSFSWDDKRAGTKVLLSKAFLEENTQAFQSYKAHSDSYICSLIPGSSSFQAQYTPGGLLYKASESNLQYVTSTSLLLLTYAKYLKSNGGSVTCGTSTVTAGNLITLAKKQVDYILGDNPAKMSYMVGFGPKFPQHVHHRGSSLPSIHAHPDHIDCNDGFQYLYSSSSNPNTLVGAILGGPDNKDNFSDDRNNYQQSEPATYINAPFVGALAFFSSQTATN; from the exons ATGGCTCCTTCCTCCACTACTACATTTCCATCAACAATGCTGATTCTTAGCTTAACTCTCGTTTCACTTAGCTTAGTTTCCTCTGCTTTTACCTTTCAGGATTATTCTGATGCTCTTGAAAAGTCCATCCTTTTTTTTGAGGGACAGCGATCTGGCAAATTGCCGTCTAACCAGCGGCTCACATGGAGGGGAAATTCCGGGCTCTCTGACGGTTCCTCTTACCAT GTGGACCTAGTGGGTGGGTATTATGATGCAGGCGATAACGTAAAGTTTGGCCTGCCTTTGGCTTTTACAACTACACTACTGTCCTGGAGTGTGATTGAATTTGGTAGCTTAATGAAGAACCAGGTTGATTATGCCAAAACTGCCATCCGTTGGAGCACGGATTATCTTTTAAAGGCAGCTACTGCTACTCCTGGCACCTTATACGTCCAA GTAGGAGATCCAAATAAGGATCACCGTTGCTGGGAGAGACCCGAAGACATGGACACGCCACGAAATGTGTACAAAGTCTCCACTCAGAACCCAGGGTCTGATGTAGCAGCAGAGACGGCCGCAGCACTAGCTGCAGCTTCTCTTGTTTTTAAAGATTCCGATCCTTCTTACTCCTCCAGATTGCTTAAAACCGCCATGAAG GTATTCGATTTTGCAGACAAGTACAGAGGATCTTATAGTGACTCCCTTAACTCAGTGGTTTGCCCATTTTACTGCTCTTACTCTGGATACCAA GACGAGCTTCTCTGGGGTGCATCATGGCTACATAGAGCTTCACAGAACAGTTCATACTTGTCTTACATCGAATCCAATGGCCAAACATTGGGAGCAAACGACGATGACTACTCTTTTAGTTGGGACGACAAACGAGCAGGAACCAAGGTCCTTCTTTCCAAG GCGTTCTTAGAAGAAAACACACAAGCATTTCAATCATACAAAGCTCACTCGGACAGCTACATATGCTCTTTAATTCCAGGATCATCTAGTTTCCAAGCTCAATATACACCAG GAGGACTTCTGTACAAAGCAAGTGAGAGCAATTTGCAGTATGTTACTTCCACATCTTTGCTCCTCTTAACATACGCCAAGTATCTTAAATCAAATGGAGGGTCTGTCACATGCGGGACTTCAACTGTAACAGCAGGAAATCTTATAACACTAGCGAAGAAGCAGGTGGACTACATTTTAGGTGATAATCCAGCAAAAATGTCTTACATGGTGGGGTTTGGACCGAAGTTTCCACAGCATGTTCATCACAGAGGCTCATCTCTACCCTCAATTCATGCACATCCTGATCACATTGATTGCAACGATGGGTTTCAGTACCTCTACTCTTCCTCATCCAATCCTAATACCCTCGTTGGTGCCATATTAGGTGGTCCTGATAATAAAGACAATTTCTCTGATGATCGTAATAACTATCAGCAATCTGAACCTGCTACTTATATCAATGCACCGTTTGTGGGTGCCCTTGCTTTTTTCTCATC